One Chloroflexota bacterium DNA window includes the following coding sequences:
- a CDS encoding 3-hydroxyacyl-CoA dehydrogenase family protein produces the protein MGRGIAEVLALAGAGCTLADISTERAAAAAELLFAEADRHERDGLIPSGSVAAVRARIRPAVDLEEAVSGADLVVEAVYEDKATKTTTLQRIEAAADRGAPIATNTSAISIRFLSEALAHPDRFLGAHWFNPPQFVPGVELIACEQTRADVLDRVEALLVRAGKSPCRVADSPGFVGNRLQYALFQEAAAVVEEGLATPEIVDQVVRGTFGFRLPFFGPFAIADMAGLDVYDGAYRVFHEAFPDRFVPPRALQERIARGELGAKTGMGFVIRNAEQARDMAARRDRAYASLARVVEAFDAGQASHGESEESADRREV, from the coding sequence ATGGGCCGCGGGATCGCCGAGGTTCTCGCCCTCGCCGGAGCCGGCTGCACCCTCGCAGACATCTCGACGGAGCGTGCCGCCGCCGCAGCGGAGCTGTTGTTCGCGGAGGCGGACCGGCACGAGCGTGACGGCCTCATTCCTTCAGGCTCCGTCGCAGCCGTCCGTGCCCGAATCCGGCCTGCCGTCGACCTCGAAGAGGCCGTCTCGGGGGCGGACCTTGTCGTTGAAGCGGTCTACGAGGACAAGGCAACGAAGACGACGACGCTCCAGCGGATCGAGGCGGCAGCGGATCGTGGGGCGCCGATTGCCACGAACACGTCGGCGATCTCCATACGCTTCCTGAGCGAAGCGCTCGCCCATCCCGACCGCTTTCTCGGGGCGCACTGGTTCAATCCACCGCAGTTCGTGCCGGGTGTCGAGCTGATCGCGTGCGAGCAGACGCGTGCGGACGTCCTTGATCGAGTCGAGGCGCTCCTGGTGAGGGCCGGCAAGAGCCCGTGTCGCGTCGCGGACAGCCCCGGTTTCGTGGGCAATCGTCTCCAGTACGCCCTATTCCAGGAAGCAGCAGCGGTGGTCGAGGAGGGCCTCGCCACGCCGGAAATCGTGGATCAGGTGGTCCGCGGCACGTTCGGCTTCCGGCTGCCGTTCTTCGGGCCGTTCGCAATCGCGGACATGGCCGGACTCGACGTCTACGACGGGGCGTACCGCGTGTTCCACGAGGCGTTCCCGGACCGGTTCGTTCCACCCCGGGCGCTCCAGGAGCGGATTGCGCGCGGCGAGCTCGGCGCCAAGACCGGGATGGGCTTTGTCATCCGGAACGCCGAGCAGGCGCGCGACATGGCTGCGCGGCGCGACCGGGCGTACGCGTCGCTCGCCCGTGTCGTAGAGGCATTCGACGCTGGGCAGGCGAGTCACGGCGAGTCGGAAGAGAGCGCCGACCGCAGGGAGGTGTGA
- a CDS encoding cupin domain-containing protein, protein MIKRVGREEASLYPLPGRNWLTYIGPENTPTARVSMGVSVYPAGSKPAGHVHDSQEETIYCTAGRGRIVTPDETAEIKVGVTVWVRAGTHHAAESDGPEPLELVCFFSPPVVPGSYEKNLPSRVDRARDVPPGAEGRVVVE, encoded by the coding sequence ATGATCAAGCGAGTCGGACGCGAGGAGGCATCCCTCTACCCGCTCCCCGGACGCAACTGGCTCACCTATATCGGGCCCGAAAACACCCCGACAGCGCGCGTGTCGATGGGGGTGTCCGTCTACCCCGCGGGCTCGAAGCCAGCCGGTCACGTCCACGACTCACAGGAAGAGACAATCTACTGCACGGCCGGACGAGGGCGCATCGTGACGCCCGACGAAACGGCCGAGATCAAGGTCGGTGTGACGGTGTGGGTCCGCGCTGGGACCCACCACGCAGCCGAGTCCGACGGACCCGAGCCACTCGAGCTCGTCTGCTTCTTCTCACCGCCGGTCGTCCCCGGTTCCTATGAGAAGAACCTTCCCAGCCGTGTCGATCGCGCTCGTGATGTCCCGCCAGGCGCCGAGGGTCGAGTCGTAGTGGAGTAG
- a CDS encoding DUF1810 domain-containing protein, which translates to MPYDLDRFLVEQQHLYDGVLEELRRGRKTGHWIWFIFPQIAGLGYSAMSQRFAIASLDEARSYLDHPVLGARLRECAGVILATSGRTAEEIFGSTDAMKLRSCMTLFHRAAPDEPVFAQVLDRYYGGVADDATDERLG; encoded by the coding sequence ATGCCATACGACCTCGACCGGTTCCTCGTGGAGCAGCAGCACCTCTACGACGGCGTGCTCGAGGAGCTGCGGCGCGGGCGCAAGACCGGTCACTGGATCTGGTTCATCTTCCCGCAGATCGCCGGCCTCGGGTACAGCGCCATGTCCCAGCGCTTTGCCATAGCCTCACTGGACGAGGCGCGCTCCTATCTCGACCACCCGGTGCTGGGAGCACGCCTGCGCGAGTGCGCCGGCGTCATCCTGGCGACCAGCGGGCGGACCGCGGAGGAGATCTTCGGCTCGACCGACGCGATGAAGCTTCGCTCGTGCATGACCCTGTTCCACCGGGCCGCGCCCGACGAGCCGGTGTTCGCGCAGGTGCTGGATCGTTACTACGGCGGCGTCGCGGACGATGCGACGGACGAGCGGCTGGGATGA